A genome region from Alphaproteobacteria bacterium GM7ARS4 includes the following:
- a CDS encoding divalent-cation tolerance protein CutA — translation MSLSYCMVYMTAPSADEAQTIAQCLIQERLAACVHLCPPIEALFVWQGLQKRTEYPLMAKTTSQQQERLCQRAKELHSDSCPGIVVLPICHGVPDFLAWIKEQTTPPAPS, via the coding sequence ATGTCTCTCTCCTATTGTATGGTCTATATGACAGCGCCCTCCGCTGACGAAGCACAGACTATCGCCCAGTGCCTTATTCAAGAACGTCTGGCGGCATGTGTCCATCTCTGTCCCCCCATCGAAGCACTCTTTGTGTGGCAGGGATTACAGAAACGCACGGAATATCCTCTCATGGCAAAGACGACGTCGCAACAACAAGAGCGCCTTTGCCAAAGGGCAAAAGAACTACATTCTGACTCATGTCCCGGTATCGTTGTCCTTCCCATATGTCATGGTGTTCCAGATTTCCTTGCATGGATAAAGGAACAGACGACACCGCCAGCGCCATCATAA